From a single Planctellipticum variicoloris genomic region:
- a CDS encoding VOC family protein has product MPPSPLQVQSIDHVTIVVRDLAATRRFYVDLLGMREVPRPPFSFAGQWFQAGATQIHTILEFSGSGPAGTGAGQNTRGHHFAFLVPDAAEAARLLVERGVELVSLPKFRPDGAVQMFVHDPDGHLVELSSPPGTSVESGPA; this is encoded by the coding sequence ATGCCCCCATCGCCGCTGCAGGTTCAGTCCATCGACCACGTCACGATCGTCGTCCGCGATCTCGCCGCCACCCGCCGATTCTACGTCGACCTGCTCGGGATGCGGGAAGTCCCGCGTCCCCCCTTCAGCTTTGCCGGGCAATGGTTTCAGGCCGGGGCAACGCAGATCCATACAATCCTGGAGTTCTCCGGCTCCGGTCCGGCCGGGACAGGCGCAGGCCAGAACACCCGCGGACATCACTTCGCCTTCCTGGTGCCGGACGCGGCAGAGGCTGCCCGACTGCTGGTCGAGCGCGGGGTCGAGCTGGTTTCTCTGCCAAAATTTCGCCCGGATGGTGCGGTGCAGATGTTCGTTCACGACCCCGACGGGCACCTGGTCGAACTCTCGTCCCCTCCCGGCACGTCCGTTGAATCCGGTCCGGCCTGA
- a CDS encoding SGNH/GDSL hydrolase family protein yields the protein MAMRQRLAVFWGVAAVAFAGAAVADDASTIPPREAVIRSLPSLHLLEPWWSSPVIYGDSTLPMQAEKDGPITGRLAFPATEILSIKDANGARTYELGKDVTLAGDGKTLVFTSESKVPFLTSDDLYPPAGAPNSYKHRVGHPEQNMLFWQGHWFHDRQVEITYRRKSTGWPIEAPKFAAEALPKTLARLRAKEPVTIGVSGDSITQGYNATGFTDGEPHMAPYPDLVAAQLQATYGSPITLKNRAIAGWSIAHGLKDLDNLLAEKPHLIILAYGMNDVGRRDPEWFRSQVAEFLKRAREADPAIEVILVASMTGNREWIHVPNEMFPKYRDALKSLTGPGVALADLTSLWMLLDHSKLHLDLTGNGLNHPNDCGHRLYAQAILGLLVAPAK from the coding sequence ATGGCGATGCGACAACGGCTGGCGGTGTTCTGGGGGGTGGCGGCGGTTGCGTTTGCGGGGGCGGCGGTCGCCGATGACGCGAGTACGATTCCGCCCCGCGAAGCGGTGATCCGGAGCCTCCCGAGCCTGCACCTGCTCGAACCGTGGTGGTCGTCGCCGGTCATTTACGGCGACAGCACGCTGCCGATGCAGGCGGAGAAGGACGGCCCGATCACGGGGCGGCTGGCGTTTCCGGCGACGGAGATTCTCTCGATCAAAGACGCCAACGGTGCGCGGACGTACGAGCTCGGCAAGGATGTCACGCTTGCCGGGGACGGCAAAACGCTGGTCTTCACGTCCGAGTCGAAGGTTCCGTTTCTGACGAGCGACGATCTCTATCCCCCCGCCGGCGCGCCAAACAGCTACAAGCACCGGGTGGGGCATCCTGAGCAGAACATGCTGTTCTGGCAGGGGCACTGGTTTCATGACCGGCAGGTGGAAATCACGTACCGGCGGAAGTCGACCGGGTGGCCGATCGAGGCGCCGAAGTTCGCGGCGGAGGCGCTGCCGAAGACGCTGGCCCGCCTGCGGGCGAAGGAGCCGGTGACGATCGGCGTCAGCGGAGACAGTATTACTCAGGGCTATAACGCCACCGGCTTCACGGACGGCGAGCCTCACATGGCGCCCTATCCCGACCTGGTGGCAGCCCAGTTGCAGGCGACGTACGGCTCGCCGATCACGCTCAAGAACCGGGCTATCGCTGGCTGGAGCATCGCCCACGGACTGAAGGATCTCGACAACCTGCTGGCCGAGAAGCCGCACCTGATCATTCTGGCGTACGGGATGAACGACGTCGGCCGGCGGGACCCGGAATGGTTCCGCAGTCAGGTTGCGGAGTTTCTGAAACGCGCTCGCGAAGCCGACCCCGCGATTGAGGTAATTCTGGTGGCTTCGATGACGGGGAATCGAGAGTGGATTCACGTCCCGAACGAGATGTTTCCCAAGTACCGCGACGCGCTGAAATCGCTGACCGGCCCCGGGGTGGCGCTGGCGGACCTGACTTCGCTCTGGATGCTGCTCGACCATTCGAAGCTGCATCTCGACCTGACCGGCAACGGTCTCAACCACCCGAACGACTGTGGCCACCGGCTGTATGCGCAGGCGATTCTGGGCCTGCTGGTTGCGCCTGCGAAGTAA
- a CDS encoding thioredoxin family protein, with amino-acid sequence MIFLDKWPHGLGYRDFLHKYASPEHHRRWDLVHDLVQLTVEQRLVLESFRREILVLVSAGAWCGDCINQCPILDHFAAATDRIQIRYFDRDDHPDLSDELQTCGGRRVPAVLFLAEDGAPCGRFGDRTLSRYRQIAAEQQGAACPTGLVLPEQADFGIVVQEWLDQFERIQLMLRTSARLRQKHGD; translated from the coding sequence TTGATCTTCCTCGACAAATGGCCTCACGGCCTGGGCTACCGCGACTTCCTGCACAAGTATGCTTCGCCCGAGCATCATCGGCGGTGGGATCTGGTGCATGACCTGGTGCAACTGACGGTCGAGCAGCGGCTGGTGCTGGAGTCGTTCCGACGGGAGATACTGGTGCTGGTCTCGGCCGGCGCCTGGTGCGGGGACTGCATCAATCAGTGCCCGATTCTGGACCACTTCGCGGCGGCAACGGACCGGATTCAGATCCGGTACTTCGACCGGGACGATCATCCGGATTTGTCGGACGAACTGCAAACGTGCGGCGGTCGGCGGGTGCCAGCGGTGCTGTTTCTCGCCGAGGATGGAGCGCCCTGCGGGAGGTTCGGCGACCGGACGCTGTCCCGTTACCGGCAGATCGCCGCTGAGCAGCAGGGGGCGGCGTGCCCGACGGGGCTGGTGCTGCCCGAGCAGGCAGACTTCGGAATCGTCGTGCAGGAGTGGCTGGATCAGTTCGAGCGAATCCAGCTCATGCTCCGCACGTCCGCCCGCCTGCGACAGAAGCATGGGGATTGA
- a CDS encoding DNA topoisomerase IV subunit A, with translation MARRISSPGNSGSTNADGGDRIDYVPLSQETRRRYLNYAMSVITSRALPDVRDGLKPVQRRILFSMYEDRLLADAKPRKCAKIVGDTMGAFHPHGDSAIYDTLVRMAQDFTFRYPLVDGQGNFGSIMGLPAAAYRYTEAKLTAFSEQLLQELRMETVDYRPTYDGSRTEPTVLPTRVPHLLVNGTTGIAVGMATNMPPHNLGEVVAACVHLINNDGVETKDLLKFIKGPDFPLGGRIITDRKELRGIYEEGRGAIKVRGEWKPDRDRKGTAEDRLVIYSIPYTVESGPLVQEIGAVVANRKLPQLLNVADETDDKHGLRIVLELKPGSDPEVVMAYLFKHTSLELNFNYNATSLVPSDSGQLVPARLNLVEMLQHFLTFRLATVRRRFEFQLRQLERRIHILEGFAIIFNDLDKALKIIRNSTGKRDAADKLMKAFPLDEEQTMAILELQLYRISQLEINTILEELAEKRKEADKIRKILASEKKLWGVVQTELEEVAAQFGDKRRTSLGSSEEVAEFDASAYIVRENTNVVLTRDGWVKRVGRLQSVETTRVREGDAVLDVLPGSTVDSVVFFASDGVAYTLGIDQIPVSSGYGEPLSKHVKLADGVSIIAAVSTDPRFTPEDGEASGEAPATPYLSIVTAQGQTTQIPLGPYRTASTKSGRKFCRLGDGDRVVGIELVREATSVFLATRMGRVIHYLLEEVPVLSGAGRGVRGIKLDAQDEVLGQQLVTRPSDCLRIKTDGDKVLVCGQQKYAPVSRGGKGDRAVTRSAVTEIVRDPIPLVDWAAIEAQKE, from the coding sequence TTGGCCAGACGGATCTCTTCTCCCGGGAATTCCGGATCGACGAACGCGGACGGCGGCGACCGCATCGACTATGTGCCGCTGAGTCAGGAAACCCGACGGCGGTATCTCAACTACGCGATGTCGGTCATCACATCGCGGGCGCTCCCCGACGTGCGCGACGGCCTGAAGCCCGTCCAGCGGCGAATTTTGTTCTCGATGTACGAGGACCGTCTTCTCGCCGACGCGAAACCCCGCAAGTGCGCCAAGATCGTGGGCGACACGATGGGTGCGTTCCACCCGCACGGCGATTCCGCGATCTACGACACGCTCGTCCGCATGGCGCAGGACTTTACGTTCCGCTATCCGCTAGTGGACGGGCAAGGGAACTTCGGTTCGATCATGGGGCTCCCGGCGGCGGCTTATCGGTATACCGAAGCCAAACTGACCGCGTTCTCCGAGCAGCTCCTGCAGGAGCTGCGGATGGAGACGGTCGACTATCGCCCGACCTATGACGGTAGCCGGACGGAACCGACGGTCCTGCCGACGCGCGTGCCGCACCTGCTGGTCAATGGGACGACCGGCATCGCGGTGGGGATGGCCACCAATATGCCGCCCCACAACCTGGGGGAAGTCGTCGCCGCCTGCGTCCACCTGATCAACAACGACGGCGTCGAGACGAAGGACTTGCTGAAGTTCATCAAGGGGCCCGACTTTCCCCTGGGCGGGCGGATCATCACCGATCGCAAGGAACTGCGCGGGATCTACGAGGAAGGGCGGGGGGCGATCAAGGTCCGCGGAGAATGGAAGCCGGACCGGGACCGCAAGGGAACGGCGGAAGACCGGCTGGTGATCTACTCGATCCCCTACACGGTCGAATCGGGACCGCTCGTGCAGGAGATCGGGGCCGTTGTGGCCAACCGCAAGCTGCCGCAGCTCCTGAACGTCGCCGACGAGACGGACGACAAGCATGGCTTGAGGATCGTGCTGGAGTTGAAGCCCGGATCCGATCCCGAAGTCGTGATGGCCTATCTCTTCAAGCACACGTCGCTGGAGCTGAATTTCAATTACAACGCGACGAGTCTGGTGCCCAGCGACTCGGGCCAACTGGTCCCGGCCCGGCTGAACCTGGTCGAGATGCTGCAGCACTTCCTGACGTTCCGCCTGGCGACGGTCCGTCGGCGGTTCGAGTTTCAGTTGCGGCAGCTCGAACGGAGGATTCACATCCTCGAAGGCTTCGCGATCATCTTCAACGACCTCGACAAGGCGCTGAAGATCATCCGCAACAGCACCGGCAAACGGGACGCCGCCGACAAGCTCATGAAGGCCTTCCCGCTCGACGAAGAGCAGACGATGGCGATCCTGGAACTGCAGCTCTACCGGATCTCGCAGCTTGAGATCAACACGATCCTGGAAGAGCTGGCGGAGAAGCGGAAGGAGGCGGACAAAATCCGCAAGATTCTGGCCTCGGAGAAGAAGCTCTGGGGCGTCGTGCAGACCGAACTGGAAGAGGTCGCCGCCCAGTTCGGCGATAAACGACGGACCTCGCTGGGGTCGTCGGAAGAGGTTGCCGAGTTCGACGCTTCCGCCTACATCGTCCGCGAGAACACCAATGTGGTGCTGACGCGCGACGGGTGGGTCAAGCGCGTGGGACGGCTGCAGAGCGTCGAGACGACGCGCGTCCGCGAAGGTGACGCCGTCCTGGACGTACTCCCGGGCAGCACGGTGGACTCGGTCGTCTTCTTCGCCAGCGACGGGGTGGCCTACACGCTCGGCATCGATCAGATTCCCGTTTCGTCGGGCTATGGCGAGCCGCTCTCGAAGCACGTCAAGCTGGCGGACGGAGTCAGCATCATCGCCGCGGTTTCGACCGACCCGCGGTTCACGCCCGAAGACGGAGAGGCCTCCGGCGAGGCGCCCGCCACGCCGTACCTGTCGATCGTTACGGCGCAGGGGCAGACGACGCAGATCCCGCTGGGGCCGTATCGCACGGCGTCGACGAAGAGCGGTCGGAAGTTCTGTCGGCTGGGCGACGGCGACCGGGTCGTGGGGATCGAACTGGTCCGCGAGGCGACGAGCGTCTTTCTGGCGACGCGGATGGGACGGGTGATTCACTACCTACTGGAAGAAGTCCCGGTGCTGTCCGGTGCAGGCCGGGGCGTGCGGGGAATCAAGCTCGACGCTCAGGACGAAGTTCTGGGACAGCAACTGGTCACGCGGCCGAGCGACTGCCTGCGGATCAAGACCGACGGAGACAAAGTCCTGGTCTGCGGTCAGCAGAAGTATGCTCCGGTCAGCCGGGGAGGGAAGGGGGATCGGGCGGTCACGCGCAGCGCGGTGACCGAGATCGTCCGGGATCCGATTCCGCTGGTGGACTGGGCGGCGATTGAGGCGCAGAAGGAATAG
- a CDS encoding PVC-type heme-binding CxxCH protein, producing MRWMLCCGLMGSWSVVALAQEMPPRVLDDRLKLELFAEQPQIVTPTGIDVDAAGRVWAIESNTHFPPEGYKGHSTDRVLVLEDTDGDHKADKVTTFLDGLTHTMSVAVKPGWVGVERGELRVESQKGGKRDTNASASASGLSTLNAQPSTIFLATRREIFLCTDTDGDLKCDSQTRLVRLETAGNYPHNGLAGFAFDALGWMYFGFGENLGADYKIIGSDGTTLSGGGEGGNIYRCRPDGTKLEQWATGFWNPHASCFDAFGRLFSVDNDPDSRPPCRLLHIIQGGDYGYRFRNGRKGTHPFTAWNGEIPGTLPMVAGTGEAPSGIVCYESDGFPEDYQGTLLVGSWGDHRIDLFRLKPKGASFTSQLEPVVVGGENFRPVGLAVGPDGALYFTDWVLRDYKLHGKGRVWRLSAKEEPKREVAASVAPDDLRAQLSSRRLVDRRKAASELAARDDQMDFLKSILKDANASARSRVETLWAIARTPVETRDFKLGVVKEPAAAPLGGKFDEMIIAACSVLGLPQFPTPETSEKDETELERTRWIDSGSIQSLTNSTYWLFDVASYLQKDRHARTVLFRFASKAFDHRSTSGKSKEDPVKDDSFEMSARITYAATGIEDGDWNQLAQFLKLTWASNVSPMYLHVSGGKLNTDVERVTSLLAARLGSPRQSPTMIRLGLTDPSPMLRRAAVQWVGEEKLSEFRWLVEANLASEPMTKDLFLACLATLQLLDGKPASEFEKTPPTKYMLEIVNDGRRSPGLRARALAMLPAGEPELSDGLLKEFLQSGDANLKREAVRTLQLAPRTGLLLEVLRVAADPNADVNLRAEAVGGLCGVPHEEPLPADIESLLLQYASGDIPISDEAVPEAAARSAAVRALQEEAIRGLRGRGTAGSKIGESLAAIRKTQSGELAASLDVALGQPGKEPVLADVLAEAGDAERGRRVFFHHNGPLCARCHTVEGRGGNVGPDLSVIARTMDRKKLAESIFEPSREISPQFITWVVVTEDGKTVNGIIVKEAGNGDLEIGNARGEVTLVKGAEIEERLPSKVSVMPEGLHKRMTGEEFRDLLKYLEGLK from the coding sequence ATGCGCTGGATGCTGTGCTGCGGACTGATGGGAAGCTGGAGCGTCGTCGCGCTGGCGCAGGAGATGCCCCCGCGCGTCCTCGACGACCGGCTCAAGCTGGAACTGTTCGCCGAGCAGCCGCAGATCGTCACGCCGACCGGGATCGACGTCGACGCCGCCGGGCGGGTCTGGGCGATTGAGAGCAACACGCACTTTCCGCCCGAGGGCTACAAAGGCCACTCCACCGACCGCGTCCTCGTCCTGGAAGATACCGACGGCGATCACAAGGCGGACAAGGTCACCACGTTCCTCGACGGCTTGACGCACACGATGAGCGTGGCGGTCAAGCCGGGGTGGGTGGGAGTTGAGAGGGGAGAGTTGAGAGTTGAGAGTCAGAAGGGAGGCAAGCGAGATACGAATGCCTCCGCCTCCGCCTCCGGTCTCTCGACTCTCAACGCTCAACCCTCAACGATCTTCCTCGCCACCCGCCGGGAAATCTTCCTCTGCACCGATACCGACGGCGACCTGAAGTGTGATTCGCAGACGCGGCTGGTGCGTCTGGAGACGGCCGGCAACTACCCGCACAACGGGCTGGCGGGGTTTGCGTTCGATGCGCTGGGCTGGATGTACTTCGGCTTCGGGGAGAACCTCGGGGCCGATTACAAGATCATCGGCAGCGACGGGACGACGCTGTCGGGCGGCGGGGAAGGGGGGAACATCTACCGCTGCCGGCCGGATGGAACGAAGCTGGAGCAGTGGGCGACGGGGTTCTGGAATCCGCACGCGAGCTGTTTCGACGCCTTCGGCCGACTGTTTTCCGTTGACAACGACCCCGACAGCCGCCCCCCCTGCCGATTGCTGCACATCATCCAGGGGGGGGACTACGGCTATCGCTTCCGCAACGGTCGCAAGGGGACACATCCTTTCACCGCCTGGAACGGCGAGATCCCCGGCACGCTGCCGATGGTCGCGGGAACCGGTGAAGCGCCGTCGGGCATCGTCTGCTACGAGTCGGACGGTTTTCCTGAGGACTACCAGGGGACACTGCTGGTCGGAAGCTGGGGGGACCACCGGATCGACCTGTTCCGACTGAAGCCGAAGGGAGCCTCGTTCACGTCGCAGCTTGAACCGGTCGTGGTGGGTGGCGAAAACTTCCGGCCGGTCGGCCTGGCCGTGGGACCGGACGGCGCCCTGTATTTCACCGACTGGGTCCTGCGGGACTACAAGCTCCACGGCAAGGGACGGGTCTGGCGATTGAGTGCGAAGGAGGAGCCGAAACGGGAGGTCGCAGCCTCAGTTGCGCCGGACGATTTACGCGCTCAATTGAGTTCGCGGCGGCTCGTCGATCGGCGGAAGGCGGCGAGTGAGCTGGCGGCTCGCGATGACCAGATGGATTTTCTGAAGAGCATTCTGAAGGACGCGAACGCGTCGGCCCGCTCTCGCGTAGAAACTTTGTGGGCGATTGCGAGGACGCCAGTAGAAACTCGCGATTTCAAACTGGGAGTCGTCAAGGAACCAGCGGCTGCGCCACTGGGTGGCAAGTTTGATGAGATGATTATCGCCGCGTGTTCTGTGCTGGGACTTCCGCAGTTTCCAACACCGGAGACATCAGAGAAAGATGAAACTGAGCTAGAAAGAACTCGCTGGATCGACTCCGGATCGATCCAGAGTCTAACGAATTCGACGTATTGGCTGTTCGACGTTGCCAGCTATCTGCAGAAAGACCGGCACGCTCGGACTGTTCTCTTCCGGTTCGCGTCTAAGGCTTTTGACCACCGATCGACGAGTGGAAAATCCAAGGAAGATCCCGTCAAGGACGATTCTTTTGAGATGTCGGCTAGAATCACATACGCCGCTACGGGAATTGAAGACGGGGACTGGAACCAACTGGCCCAGTTCTTGAAATTGACATGGGCAAGTAATGTGTCCCCTATGTATCTGCATGTGAGCGGAGGAAAGCTGAACACGGACGTGGAGCGGGTAACATCGCTTTTGGCAGCAAGACTTGGGTCTCCCAGGCAGAGTCCCACGATGATACGGCTGGGGCTCACGGATCCCTCCCCGATGCTACGTCGGGCGGCCGTCCAATGGGTCGGTGAAGAGAAGCTCAGCGAGTTCCGCTGGCTTGTCGAGGCGAACCTCGCCTCTGAACCCATGACCAAGGACCTCTTCCTCGCCTGCCTCGCCACGCTGCAGCTCCTCGACGGCAAGCCGGCGAGCGAGTTCGAGAAGACGCCTCCTACGAAGTACATGCTGGAGATTGTCAACGACGGCCGGCGGTCGCCGGGGTTGCGGGCCCGGGCGCTGGCGATGCTGCCCGCCGGGGAGCCGGAACTGAGCGACGGCCTCTTGAAAGAGTTTCTGCAGAGCGGCGACGCGAACCTGAAGCGGGAAGCGGTGCGGACGCTGCAGCTTGCCCCGCGGACGGGGTTGCTGCTGGAGGTGCTGCGCGTCGCGGCCGATCCCAACGCCGACGTCAACCTGCGGGCCGAAGCCGTCGGCGGCCTCTGTGGCGTCCCCCATGAGGAACCGCTGCCGGCGGACATCGAATCGCTGCTGCTGCAATACGCGAGCGGCGATATTCCGATTTCAGACGAGGCCGTCCCCGAGGCTGCCGCCAGATCTGCCGCAGTGCGGGCCTTGCAGGAAGAAGCGATTCGCGGCCTGCGCGGACGCGGGACGGCGGGGTCGAAGATCGGCGAATCCCTGGCGGCCATTCGCAAGACTCAGTCCGGCGAACTGGCCGCCTCTCTCGACGTCGCCCTCGGACAGCCGGGGAAGGAGCCAGTTCTGGCGGACGTCCTGGCGGAAGCGGGCGACGCCGAGCGCGGACGGCGGGTCTTCTTCCACCACAACGGCCCGCTCTGCGCGCGGTGTCATACCGTCGAAGGTCGGGGCGGAAACGTCGGACCGGATCTGTCGGTCATCGCCCGGACTATGGATCGGAAGAAGCTCGCCGAATCGATCTTCGAGCCGTCGCGGGAAATCTCGCCGCAGTTCATCACCTGGGTGGTCGTGACCGAGGACGGCAAGACGGTCAACGGAATTATCGTCAAGGAAGCCGGCAACGGCGACCTGGAAATCGGCAACGCCCGCGGCGAAGTCACGCTGGTTAAAGGCGCCGAGATTGAAGAACGGCTCCCCTCGAAAGTCTCCGTCATGCCCGAAGGGCTCCACAAGCGGATGACGGGGGAGGAGTTTCGGGATCTGCTGAAGTATCTGGAGGGGTTGAAATAG
- a CDS encoding DNA gyrase/topoisomerase IV subunit B: MSTATPARYTADEIEIMEGLEAVRKRPSMYIGGTDVRGLHHLLWEIVDNCVDEFLAGAAKEIKVVLHRDGKSMTVSDDGRGIPVDIHSKSKKPALETILTTLHSGGKFSNKVYARSGGLHGVGSSVVNALSIELEATIHRDGHEWSQRYKRGKATTPLKKVKPFRGHGTTIFFRPDDEIFSKTQFHPDTIRQHLEDISYIHGGLKISFVDEARKETVEYCHPEGIAAYLEKVIKEGEKKPIHDQAFSISRDDGAAKIEVVLRWTESTDEQLRSYVNGIRTHGGGTHESGFRAAIGKAVRNYIDVHDIKIKGVTIQNDDIREGVTGILSIFLSDPMFQGQTKEKLNNPEMTSAVEGLVRPALETWLNSNPSIADAVVGRIVLAARAREASREAAKDVRRKSPTQRKNNLPGKLLDCRSSDPAESELFIVEGLSAGGTAAMGRDSRIQAVLPLRGKILNTESLSTGKILENQEVKDLAETLGTGIGPNFDIHRLRYDRIILLMDADSDGYHISTLLLTFFFRHMRDLITGGKLYLAQPPLYRIQIGTKTVYAQDDAEKEEVLAELAANRKYEISRFKGLGEMNAEQLKETTLDPKTRTLLRVDVESLVEADQTFQQLLGKDASERYRIIMSEATLVDDLDV; the protein is encoded by the coding sequence ATGTCAACCGCCACTCCCGCCCGTTATACCGCCGACGAAATTGAGATCATGGAGGGCCTGGAGGCCGTCCGGAAGCGGCCTTCGATGTACATCGGCGGAACCGATGTCCGCGGGCTGCATCACCTGCTATGGGAGATCGTCGACAACTGCGTCGACGAGTTCCTCGCCGGGGCCGCGAAGGAAATCAAAGTCGTCCTGCATCGCGACGGAAAGTCGATGACGGTCAGCGACGACGGCCGAGGCATTCCCGTCGACATCCATTCCAAGTCGAAAAAGCCGGCGCTGGAGACGATCCTCACCACGCTCCACTCGGGCGGAAAGTTTTCGAACAAGGTCTACGCGCGCAGCGGCGGACTGCACGGCGTCGGCTCCTCGGTCGTCAACGCATTGTCGATCGAACTCGAAGCGACCATTCATCGCGACGGCCACGAATGGAGCCAGCGGTACAAGCGCGGCAAGGCGACGACGCCCCTCAAGAAAGTGAAACCGTTCCGCGGTCACGGAACGACGATCTTCTTCCGCCCCGACGACGAGATTTTCAGCAAGACGCAGTTTCATCCCGACACGATCCGTCAGCACCTGGAGGATATTTCGTATATCCACGGCGGGCTGAAGATCAGCTTTGTGGATGAGGCGCGGAAGGAGACGGTCGAGTATTGCCATCCGGAGGGGATTGCGGCGTACCTCGAAAAAGTGATCAAGGAGGGCGAGAAAAAGCCCATTCACGACCAGGCGTTTTCGATCTCGCGCGACGACGGAGCCGCCAAGATTGAAGTCGTGCTCCGCTGGACCGAATCGACTGACGAGCAGCTTCGCAGCTACGTCAACGGCATCCGGACGCACGGCGGCGGCACTCACGAGTCAGGCTTCCGGGCGGCGATCGGCAAGGCGGTGCGGAATTACATCGACGTCCACGACATCAAGATCAAGGGGGTGACGATCCAGAACGACGACATCCGCGAGGGTGTCACCGGGATCCTCTCCATCTTCCTCAGCGATCCGATGTTCCAGGGGCAGACGAAAGAGAAGCTCAACAACCCGGAGATGACCAGCGCGGTCGAAGGACTGGTCCGGCCGGCTCTGGAGACCTGGCTGAACTCGAATCCCTCGATCGCCGACGCCGTCGTCGGGCGAATCGTGCTGGCGGCGCGGGCGCGGGAAGCGAGTCGGGAGGCCGCTAAAGACGTCCGCCGGAAGTCGCCGACGCAGCGGAAAAACAACCTGCCGGGCAAGCTCCTCGACTGCCGTTCGAGCGACCCCGCAGAGTCGGAGCTGTTCATCGTCGAAGGGCTCTCCGCCGGCGGAACTGCGGCGATGGGGCGCGACAGCCGCATTCAGGCCGTGTTGCCGCTGCGCGGCAAGATTCTGAATACGGAGTCGCTGTCGACGGGGAAGATCCTGGAGAACCAGGAAGTCAAGGATCTGGCGGAGACGCTCGGGACCGGCATCGGGCCGAATTTCGACATTCACCGACTGCGGTACGACCGGATCATTCTGCTGATGGACGCCGACAGCGACGGTTACCACATCAGCACGCTGCTGCTCACGTTCTTCTTCCGACATATGCGCGACCTGATCACGGGTGGCAAGCTGTACCTGGCGCAGCCGCCGCTGTACCGGATTCAGATCGGAACGAAGACTGTCTACGCGCAGGACGATGCGGAGAAAGAAGAGGTCCTGGCGGAACTGGCGGCGAATCGGAAGTACGAGATCAGCCGGTTCAAAGGACTGGGCGAGATGAACGCCGAGCAGCTCAAGGAAACGACGCTCGATCCGAAGACGCGGACGCTGCTGCGGGTCGATGTCGAGAGTCTGGTGGAAGCCGACCAGACGTTTCAGCAGTTGCTGGGGAAGGATGCCAGCGAGCGCTACCGGATTATCATGAGCGAAGCGACGCTGGTGGACGACCTGGACGTGTAG
- a CDS encoding sodium:calcium antiporter, whose product MHASHVFCNLLGEFFRPLRQEQVVGMLGLVAWFSFCALIIVVAGTFMARSADRIAEVTGIGRTLVGLVLLAAGTSLPELMVGWTAVRMGSPDLTLGDLLGSSLMNLLILAVLDLFTRSQARMLSSRAAVHALSAGGTIVLKTIVLLAILLGSQSTFLRLGPGAWAIGITYLLCFRLIVLDQQVGRNEAAVAAEAEDTPPGMTLGQAVLVYLACAGAIVFAAPQLAHTADHLTELTGLGKTFFGAVFIAGVTSLPEATATLAALRLGAPDLAIGNILGSNSFNMLILAFIDFADPGALLGSVGPIHAITATAGILVTAVVMLGLLSRAEKRYWLIEPDAVTVILLIVGSLYLVYLKGLA is encoded by the coding sequence GTGCATGCTTCGCACGTCTTCTGTAACCTGCTCGGAGAGTTCTTCAGGCCTCTTCGCCAGGAACAGGTGGTCGGCATGCTCGGGCTGGTGGCGTGGTTCTCGTTCTGCGCTCTGATCATCGTCGTCGCCGGTACGTTTATGGCGCGGAGCGCCGATCGCATTGCCGAAGTGACGGGCATCGGTCGTACCCTCGTCGGTCTCGTCTTGCTCGCGGCCGGAACGAGCCTCCCCGAACTGATGGTCGGCTGGACCGCGGTCCGGATGGGGTCGCCCGATCTGACGCTGGGCGATCTGCTCGGCAGCTCGCTGATGAATCTGCTCATCCTCGCCGTGCTCGACCTCTTTACGAGATCGCAGGCCCGGATGCTCTCCTCGCGCGCCGCCGTGCATGCCTTGTCCGCCGGCGGAACCATCGTCCTCAAAACGATCGTCCTGCTGGCCATCCTGCTCGGCAGTCAGTCCACGTTTCTCCGCCTGGGTCCCGGCGCCTGGGCCATCGGAATCACCTACCTCCTTTGCTTCCGCCTGATTGTTCTCGACCAGCAGGTCGGGCGGAACGAAGCCGCGGTTGCGGCCGAAGCGGAAGACACTCCCCCCGGCATGACGCTCGGACAGGCGGTGCTCGTCTATCTGGCCTGCGCCGGAGCGATCGTCTTCGCGGCGCCACAGCTCGCTCACACCGCAGATCACCTCACCGAACTGACCGGTCTGGGGAAGACGTTTTTCGGGGCGGTGTTCATCGCGGGGGTGACGTCGCTGCCGGAAGCCACGGCCACATTGGCCGCCCTCCGCCTCGGCGCTCCCGATCTCGCGATCGGCAATATCCTGGGGAGCAACTCGTTCAACATGCTGATTCTGGCGTTCATCGATTTCGCCGATCCCGGCGCATTGCTCGGCTCGGTGGGGCCAATCCACGCCATCACCGCAACGGCGGGAATTCTGGTGACGGCCGTAGTCATGCTGGGTCTGCTCAGCCGGGCCGAGAAGCGCTACTGGCTGATCGAGCCGGACGCCGTGACGGTGATCCTGCTGATCGTCGGCTCGCTGTACCTGGTCTACCTGAAGGGACTGGCCTGA